One genomic segment of Styela clava chromosome 3, kaStyClav1.hap1.2, whole genome shotgun sequence includes these proteins:
- the LOC144421084 gene encoding uncharacterized protein LOC144421084 codes for MKIAFILVLFLSLAFVDDSRAWSRFFKRVGKVIKKVVHKVKPYVPHIKTGIKIARKFGVWDENLKELRRIKAEDEAEYQLVRSILSDEITSQEGENAGMIEEALDHIMELSEEHFQQLMADQRNENHDVELFQ; via the exons atgAAAATCGCCTTCATACTCGTTCTGTTCTTGTCTCTTGCATTCGTGGATGATTCCAGGGCTTGGAGTAGATTCTTTAAAAGGGTTGGTAAAGTGATCAAAAAGGTGGTCCATAAAGTAAAACCGTATGTGCCGCATATAAAGACAGGCATTAA AATTGCAAGAAAATTCGGAGTATGGGACGAAAATTTAAAGGAATTGAGGAGAATCAAGGCCGAG GACGAAGCCGAATACCAGCTCGTGAGATCAATATTATCGGACGAAATCACCTCCCAGGAAGGAGAGAATGCTGGGATGATCGAGGAAGCTCTGGATCACATCATGGAATTGTCGGAAG AACATTTCCAACAACTCATGGCTGATCAGAGAAACGAGAATCATGATGTCGAATTGTTTCAGTAA